In Halobaculum magnesiiphilum, the following proteins share a genomic window:
- a CDS encoding glucose 1-dehydrogenase, with amino-acid sequence MNGIEGGVAIVTGGAAGIGRATAERFAAEGASVVVADIDADDLAETVDLIEADGGEATAVETDVSDADDVASLVEKTIDTYGVPDFALNNAGIEGSSAPIADQSLEDWKRVIDVNQTGVWNCLTEELAVMADNGGGAVVNMSSIAGLSAAGGAPYVASKHGVVGLTRAAAAQYGPAGVRVNAVCPGVIDTEMIDRASDEMGEETIDQIVQAKPLRRMGEPEEVASAVVWLCSDESSFVTGHPLVIDGGYMA; translated from the coding sequence ATGAACGGAATCGAGGGCGGTGTCGCGATCGTCACCGGGGGAGCAGCGGGCATCGGACGAGCAACGGCCGAGCGGTTCGCCGCGGAGGGTGCGAGCGTGGTCGTCGCGGACATCGACGCGGACGACCTCGCGGAGACGGTCGACCTGATCGAAGCGGACGGCGGCGAGGCGACCGCGGTCGAGACGGACGTGAGCGACGCCGACGACGTGGCGTCGCTTGTCGAGAAGACGATCGACACCTACGGCGTCCCGGACTTCGCACTCAACAACGCCGGGATCGAGGGGAGCAGCGCGCCGATTGCCGACCAGTCGCTCGAGGACTGGAAGCGGGTGATCGACGTGAATCAGACCGGCGTGTGGAACTGTCTGACCGAGGAGCTCGCCGTGATGGCCGACAACGGCGGCGGCGCGGTCGTCAATATGTCCTCCATCGCCGGGCTCAGCGCCGCAGGCGGCGCCCCGTACGTCGCGAGCAAGCACGGGGTCGTCGGGCTCACCCGTGCCGCGGCGGCCCAGTACGGCCCCGCCGGCGTCCGCGTGAACGCGGTCTGTCCGGGCGTCATCGACACGGAGATGATCGACCGCGCGAGCGACGAGATGGGCGAGGAGACCATCGACCAGATCGTGCAGGCGAAGCCTCTGCGTCGGATGGGCGAACCTGAGGAGGTCGCCAGCGCGGTCGTCTGGCTCTGTTCGGACGAGTCGTCGTTCGTGACAGGGCACCCGCTCGTCATCGACGGTGGGTACATGGCCTGA